Below is a genomic region from Vitis riparia cultivar Riparia Gloire de Montpellier isolate 1030 chromosome 5, EGFV_Vit.rip_1.0, whole genome shotgun sequence.
GCTTTCTCTGCAACCACTAATTTGATTCTCATCTCTCCGATATGGCGACTGCTTCTGGTACGTCTctacttttctctctcttccttctatttttctgcAATTTTTTGAAGGATAGAAACTCAATTTTGTTAGGGTACTCGTAGGTTGTTTTGTTTTCGCTGAACATATTTCTGGAAAAACAAACGGTGGTAAAGGgggaatttgtttttttggtttctcaACATTGATTGACTGACGTAGAAACCCTAATTTTAGGGATTTGATTGGTTTTTTGGGGGAATTTGATTGGTTTctcaattttagtttttttttttgttaatgttggggagtaaaccttttttttctaatcaaaAGGGTTTGGTCTAGggcttttcttttctcatatttgttgATTGATAATGAGTTTCATACAGATCCTTTGCCTAAAGCTTTGTTTGAATCTCAGCATAAAAGAGAGAACGGGACGAAAATTGCTGGAAATTACTTTTACTAATTTTCCTCTCCTTCTCTGATTCTTGCTAAGATCCAAATGGAGCGTAATATTTGGGGATTTGGGTTTTAAAGCCATTTCTGTTGTGGATTTCAGTAGGTTGGGGGTATGAAAGAATAACATGaacatgaaaaaagaaaaacaagactgTGGATAGCTATATTAAGGCTGCGTTTTTGGTGCATGAATTTGGGTTTGTTTGAATATAATTGAAGATTCAAGATTAATTTCTTCTAGGCTTGATATCAAGTTCTCAAGGCCTGAAACAATTCAACTGGtagaggctttttttttttttttaaataaaaaattgaattctggTGTATGGGGATTCCAAATTGAATGCAATTTTGGtgaaactaaatattattttatatgaatatgGAAAGAATACATGTTAAAaaccataaattaaaaaacataaaactgttAAAACcatttgttaagaaaaaaaaggtgattGAAAATAATGTGGAAGATAACAATTATATGTGACTCAAAATTACATgatcttgagatatttttattttatttatttatggttaggcttacaaaataaattattattattattattattatttttgagttttagATAAGCAAATTAACCGtgtaaaggaaaaagaattcagAATAATTCGgcagaaaaaaaattgaaattcaaaaaatgaaatttctgaatttaaaattaatcaaacatgaAATAATGATATTATGAAcatttaagaaagaaaatcaatataaaaacataaaatattaaaaatgtggaaaatctttctaaaaataaccaaaaaaggCAGTTTAATATAAAGATAAgcttatttgaatttgaaagaaaaagtgtagaaattgaaaataaagttaatttaaaaaacattgtaACGTTGACTGAATGCATTGGCATCCCGAATAAAAAGTTATAGTCAGTGTTGTCAAAAGCAAAAGGCGATATCAAGGCGATAAGACTCCTTTTAGTTTAAGGAGAAAAACGAAAAACAAGGCGATAACCTAACTATAGTAAGGCgataaaatatatacatatatttatctatttgatATTCAACAAATATAAGTGTTGTCTTCCATAATCAAcactattaatttttcatcacTCACGatgtcttataaaattaacaaaatagtaataattattgaaagtgttaaatattataccccatattataaaaaatatcatattgttTAAAGATATCAATCCTATCTAAATgtatattctaatttttcaaacacctaaaaagtaaaataaaaaacaaaataagagattgAACATTCTAGAGAAGCTTTAGACATCATCATCATAgtcattattgaaattaaaattgttattacTTCCATTAAGACTAGATTGATAACCTTCCATTTTATTATCTCTATGAttgatattataatattttatcttatactttgtttaatccaatgttagattgaatgaaattataatctAAGTATGTAATCTTAATTCATGGTCAAAGGCGAGCCTCTATGACTTGTGCCTTATCCCAAAGCGATTGCCTAGGCGTTGCCTATTTGAAGCCGCCTTGCCTAGGTCTTTAAAAGGCGACTTTTATCTACCCTGCCTGGCCTGATGGCCTAGGCGACTTAGGCGATCACCTTAGATAACACTGGTTATGGCTAGGAGACATTATTATCCTTGtcatatgtttatatatatatatattgataggttcgtatttttatttgtttatgagTTTACCTATTTTATGAGGATCCATGGTTTAGTTTGTTGTGCATGATGAATAGCCCATTTAGGACCTTGCTTAAGTACCAAATGATAAACTTGCCCTAGTCACCTAGAAACTTGATtttatcttgtttctttttgtCAAGTTTCTCCAAGTTGCTGTTATTCAAATAATAGAATTTTCAATCATCAAGGAATCATCCTTAGTTCAATGTATATATTTTCACTTATGATTATGTGCTTGGCTGTCTCTTTTAGCCTCATGTTGGTTTGGTTGTTTCTGTTTGAGTGTAATCTAATCATGCTTTTGGATTCTTTGCTGATTCTGATTGGAACTTTGGGTTTCTGGACATTAGACTGACCAATTTAGATGATCCTAACTTCCCTCTTTGTTTTTATCACATGTTGAAGTATATAGTTGGCAATAAATTGATCTAGTAgtttttttcccccctttttttttctaataacaAGCTAAGCCTGTCACTATTAGTCATATGACCTTGGACACAGTAAATCATTTAACAACCATTGGTAGTTGGGAAAAAGAACTTTTTGCTGTTTGATCACAATAAGGCGATGAGATCTTAACAGGGGAGGTGTTAAGTAACAATTTTGTGGGTGCTTAAGCATGATTTTGGAGACACAATTAAGCACAATTTTGGAGACATAAGGGACACCCAAAGTATTTATCCGTACCAGTGACTGTCCTAATAGTTTAAGCATTAGGTGGTGTATGCTGTTAtggtttcctttttctcttctcattCATGCATCTTACTTGGTGGCTTTTGCAGTGGCTTTCAAATCCAGGGAGGACCACCGAAAACAGTTGGAATTAGAGGAAGCCCGTAAAGCTGGGCTTGCACCAGCTGAGCTTGATGAAGATGGCAAAGAAATCAACCCTCATATTCCTCAGTATATGTCCTCAGCGCCATGGTATCTTAATGCTGAGAGACCTGTAAGCTGCATCAATTTCTCTGTGGCTACTTTTTCTCTTCCATTATAATCCTTGTACGCTgatttaaggtttttctttctcatatttagAGTCTGAAACATCAAAGGAAATGGAAATCAGATCCAAATTACACGAAAGCTTGGTATGACAGAGGTGCAAAAATATTTCAGGCGGATAAGTATAGAAAGGGTGCATGTGAAAAGTAAGTGCCCCTTGTAGTTTTCTGCTAGTTTTTCAACAATTGATCTTTAATTGGTAGATATTGCTAATGAGCAGTTGATTTGAGTTCTCCATTTGTCCAGTAATAACCCTGGATTGGGGAGCATGGTATGTCATTAGAGGCAATTGAGACATGGGAAGATAATTTTCAATTACAGGAGTCAAAAGCTTTTTGGAAGTAAAAGGAAGTATGTGCATGACAAAAGCTTGCACATTACTTAGTAGGGAATCCATGTGTGTCCATTATGTTGTCCTCTGGGAGTGTAAGAAAATATGGGGAACTTCTTCAAAGGATGCTGAGGGCAACACTCTCTGTTTCTATCAAATATAGGCCTGATCACTTACTGCTATGCCTGTATAGAAACAGCATTTCAGGCAGTGTTTGTCAAGGCATCCTTTGGCAGCCATTAGATCATTTGCTTGCCTACCTTATGCTAAGGTAGCAATAGTAACAAGTATTGCCTAGGTGCAATTGCCCTGATGCTTTATGcttccaaagatgcatgcttCCATTATCACAAATTAGACCATCTATTTATACAACTTTGCTAGCAATATTTCAAAACATGatttcaattatattatatcatgaATCATTTTTTCTTGGTTGTCTGTGATTCCTGAGGAGATCGCTTTCATTTGCACTACAGTTGTGGGCTATGACACATAATGCAAAGACATGCATGGAGAGACCTCGACAGAAGGGAGCAAAATGGACAAGCATGCACATTGCGCCTGACGAAAAGATTGAGACCTTTGAGCTGGATTATGATGGCAAACGAGATCGCTGGAATGGATATGATGCTGCAACTTATGCTCGGGTCATTGAAAGATATGAGGCAAGGGATGAAGCTCGAAGGAAATATTTGAAAGAACAGCAACTGAAAAagttagaagaaaaaaacaataagcaGAATGGGGAGGAAGAGGTTAGTGATGAAGAGGAGGACGATGAAGATGATCTGAAAGTTGATGAAGCCAAGGTTGACGAGAGCAAACAAATGGACTTTGCAAAGGTTGAGAAACGTGTCCGAACTACTGGAGGTGGAAGCACAGGAACTGTGAGGTGGGTTTTTGTGGCCCTTCTATTTATAGTCATCTTTTGAGTCTGTTTAGTTCTGGGAAAAGTATTATTTAACTGTTATAGCATTCTTGTGCAATCTGGtggaagcatttttttttattatctcctTTTGGTTTCTAGGAATCTGCGTATTCGGGAGGATACTGCAAAGTATCTCTTAAATCTTGATGTCAACTCAGCCCATTATGATCCTAAGACCCGATCAATGCGTGAAGATCCTCTTCCTGATGCTGACCCAAATGAGAAGTTCTATGGAGTGAGTACCTTTAGGAACTTTCAAAgtataaatacttttatttccccaaaataataaagatgttCGATTATGTTGACTCAATTTGCTATTATTTCAGGGAGATAATCAATATAGAGTGAGTGGTCAAGCCTTGGAGTTCAAGCAACTCAATATTCATGCTTGGGAAGCATTTGACAAGGGGCAGGATATCCATATGCAAGCTGCTCCATCCCAAGCTGAATTGCTGTTCAAGAATTATAAGGTCATCAAGGAAAAGTTGAAGTCCCGAATGAAAGACACTATAATGGATAAATATGGTAATGCTGCAGCTGAAGAAGAGCTGCCCAGGGAGCTTCTTTTGGGGCAAAGTGAGCGGCAGGTTGAATATGATCGTGCTGGCAGAATTATAAAAGGCCAGGTATTATATGAAGATAaatttatgcatattttttcCCCCTCAAAATTTGGGTTTTGCCTTAATGTGGCTAacattcatttttcattattcacTCATTAAATGATTTATGAACATCTGTCACTGTCTTGCGGTTTTCATGTACGAATTTCTTAACTCTTATGAAAATGCATAGCTACAGTCTGGATAATCCCTATTCAGaattctataaaaaatttactacctattctaaagttgattcagaAAAGATTGGAGAATGTGACAGACATCACATCAGACCTTGTGTTTTATCCAAGTTCTTGTGGAGCCCTtagtgcaatttttttttttttaataatgcttTCTCTCAACACACTTTATGCATTCCAGTTTCCAAGAGTAAGGATGATACTATTAATATCCATTATGAAGGATTGGAAGCTTGCTTGTGTCAAGCATGGCAGATGTGCTACAACCAGCCTCCTCTGGAAGCATGtctgaaattgaattttgatgtACTTGATTGTGGTTTTTGTAGAGATCACTTGGGGGGAGGttatattagtttattatgGGTTTGACAGTTCCATCAAGAAAAAGGTGCTTGCCCTTTGGGATGGACTTAGGGGAGGAGTACACCATATGCATATGAACGGTATATGGGCAGAAGGGATTCCTCCTCCATCATTGTAACACCCATGGCTCTCGAATTAGTTAGGGAGATTGTGTATTTTATCTTTCCTGATggagtttttctttttagtgcCTTACTTAGGAAGGCCAATGAGAAGGCTAATTTCTTAGCAAAAAGGAGCCATCTTATTTGGTGGAATTTATAGGACAAGCCTACAAGAGGCTGGTCTCTTGGTTTTGGTTTCTCCTTAGTGTATCTTTTGTTCtgttccaatttttcttttttgttttttttttccctgtagTAGAATGCTGCATActtcttttgtacttttctCTATCCCAATAAAGTctttgtttcttaaaaaaattgttattcaaCATAACTATGGCAGTTTGCCATGGTGGCAACCCTTTTTTCGCCCTTTTAGATCTCTGACACCATGGATGGGGTTTTGGGCTTAATTTATGCCCTATTGTACTTTCTTCTCCCTGTTTTTGTTGGCTTATGCTGCGCcttgtatacttcatgtgtactAGGGTTGCGCCTCCTTTTTGTTTGACAGCTTTTATTGTTATATCTCATATGTGCATGTCCAAAAAtacataaatgaataaaagataCATCAGATTGCTTCTTTGTGCTTTCCATGAGATTAAAAAGTAATACTGCATCCTTTCTTTTCAGTTGGATGTCATTAATTTCTCTCATTGAGCATCCAAGCACAATGATTTCTATACCATGATTTATAATTGTTCTGTTAGGTCacctatcagaaaaaaaaaaaaaatgctgttAGGTCTATCTTATTACATTTAGTTTACCAGCTGTTAatctatttatgttttaaaagattGGAAATCTTGTTtgcccaaatatttttttttgaaattaaaatttgtgtgaactgtttattttatttttcttttcctttttaatgcTTGCAGCAGGATCTTACCTTGCTTTATCTTATCGTTTCTTGTAGGAGACAGCTCTTCCAAAAAGCAAGTATGAAGAAGATGTCTACATTAACAATCATACATGTGTCTGGGGCTCATGGTGGAAGGACCACCAGTGGGGCTATAAGTGCTGTAAGCAAATGATACGAAACAGCTACTGTACAGGTGCGGCTGGAATTGAGGCTGCTGAAGCTGCAACAGACCTCATGAAAACTAATATTGCTCGTAAAGCAGCCACTGAAGGTCAGTatctagtgttttttttttttttatatatatatatttattcatttattttggttattattattattattattttttgatagacaaaaaGAACATGCATTAAAAAGCACCAAAAAAAGGAGGGGGCGCACCCTGCGTATACAGGCTGTATACATAGAAACAAGCCAAAACACACCTCAAACAAAGAAAGTCcgcacaaacaaacaaacaaagcaaAGTTAACCACAAAAAAGAGTATCTAGGAAAATCAACATAGAGGGGAAATCCAGCTCCAAAGAGTCTATAGACCACTCAAAAAGAGTCTGAAAGAAGAGATCCTTTAAGCCTTGGTCGGAAAGTTCATCTTTGAAGATTCTTCAATTACGCTCTTTCCAAACACACCATAATAAGTAAATGGGAGCCAAATGCCAAACTGCTCTATTCTTCTTTTGAGGCCTCTTAACTTTCCATTGAAGGAGGAGATTTCTCACTGAATATGGAAATACCCAAGTGACTCCAAGGAGGGCTAATAAAAAGATCCAATGCTCTCTTGTTTTGGCGCAATGATTCAAAATGTGATCAACTGATTCTTCACTCTCTTTACAAAGATTACATCTATCGACCATTTATCATTCCCACTTCATTAAAGTGTTTACGGTTAATATCTTCCTCCAATAGCTTCCCAAGAAAAAAAGCAAGTTCTGAGAAGAGCATGGGATCCGCAAGCCTCATTctcaggaaaaagaaaattattctccCCACTTAGAGAACAATAATAAAACTTGACACTAGAAATTCCTCTCCTATCTTCCTTCCAACATAAAGTGTCCTCACCTTCTTGCACTTTTAACGGGACAAAAAAACCCAAAAGGCAGGTCACTTCTTCTACCTGTCAATCTTGGCAGGGTCTTCTAAAATGAACCTCCCAACACCCCCCTTCATTCCCTTCTCTTTTCCAAGATTCTGCAACTGTAGCATTTTTATGGGATGCTATCCTAAAAATAGTAGGGTAAACATCTTTTAGCTTGAAGTCCCCTGCCCAAATGTCCTACCAAAAACTTGTACGACTTCCATTTCCTATACGGATAGAAGTTCTAGCATTAAACTTTTCCCACCCTTTTCTAATGTCCTTCCAAAGGCCCATCCCAAAGGAATCCCTCCGCATTCTAGTAGTCCAACCCCCCTCCACCTCCCCGAACTTTCCACAAATGATCTTCCTCCACAAGCTCACGCTCGACAGAGAATCTCCATAGCCATTTGCCTAGCAAAGCTTGATTGAGACTGGGCAGTCTTCTTATCCCCAAACCTTCAAAACTTTTAGTCTTACACACATCTGACCATTTTACTAAGTGGATCTTGCTCCTATCTCCTAAATCTCCccacaaaaagtctctttgaattCTCTCTAATCTAATTCTCACTTTTCTAGGAGTTACAAAAagggacataaaataaatagggaGATTTGAAATAGTGCTCTTTAAAAGGACAAGTCTTCCTCCTTTGGATAGGTATTGTTTTTTCCAAATAGACAATTTCCTTTTAAACCTCTCCTCAATTGAGTCCCAAACACCACATTGCTTATTAGAGGCCCTAAGGGGTAAGCCTAGATAAGAAGTGGGAAGCTTTCCTACCTTGCACCTAAAAAGAGAAGTTGCTCTATTCACATCCACCGTTTCCCCTACTAGAATAACTTCActtttttgcaaatttatttCAAGTCTAACACCAATTCAAAACACATGAtaatctattttcaaaaattcagtTGTTCTACATCCTCCTCACAAAAGAGAAGGGTATCATCGATAAACAAAAGGTGTGAAACTTGATTCTCATTTGCCCCTTTGCCCTCAATCTTGAAGCCCCTAATAAACCCTCCATGTTCAGCCTTAGCAATTAAACTGTTGAGGGCCTCCATATGCAATACAAAGAAATAGGGTGAAAGAAGGTCCCCTTGCCGCAATCCTCTAGAGGTTAGGAAAAAATCTACGGGGCTGCCATTAACTAGAACCGCCATTCTCACAGTGGAAATGCAGAAGTGAATCCACCGTCTCTGCTTAGggccaaaacccattttttctaAGATAGAGAAGAAATGTCTAGCTGGCGTGATTGTAGGCcttttctatatccaatttgcaaacTAGGCCCGCATTAGAGCTACACTTCCTTGAATCAACCGCTTCATTTGCAATCAAAGCAACATCCAAGATTTGTCTACCCCCTCACAA
It encodes:
- the LOC117914510 gene encoding pre-mRNA-splicing factor SLU7, producing the protein MATASVAFKSREDHRKQLELEEARKAGLAPAELDEDGKEINPHIPQYMSSAPWYLNAERPSLKHQRKWKSDPNYTKAWYDRGAKIFQADKYRKGACENLWAMTHNAKTCMERPRQKGAKWTSMHIAPDEKIETFELDYDGKRDRWNGYDAATYARVIERYEARDEARRKYLKEQQLKKLEEKNNKQNGEEEVSDEEEDDEDDLKVDEAKVDESKQMDFAKVEKRVRTTGGGSTGTVRNLRIREDTAKYLLNLDVNSAHYDPKTRSMREDPLPDADPNEKFYGGDNQYRVSGQALEFKQLNIHAWEAFDKGQDIHMQAAPSQAELLFKNYKVIKEKLKSRMKDTIMDKYGNAAAEEELPRELLLGQSERQVEYDRAGRIIKGQETALPKSKYEEDVYINNHTCVWGSWWKDHQWGYKCCKQMIRNSYCTGAAGIEAAEAATDLMKTNIARKAATEEDPAPVEEKKLATWGTDVPDDLVLDQKLLVDALKKEDERKKEERDERKRKYNVKWDDEVTVEDMEAYRMKKIHHDDPMKDFLH